The Spinacia oleracea cultivar Varoflay chromosome 2, BTI_SOV_V1, whole genome shotgun sequence DNA segment AAACTGAAGGCCTCGGCTAATGATCACATTCATACACCAGCTAGCATCTCCTTGCTGTTCGGATTAGTGCACGACGGTCTCTCGTGTTGCTATACTGTGTTTGCAGCTACTCTAATGCTAACACTACTTCAAAAACACTTGTACACTCGACATTTCAAGGCAACTacaaaagtatgaaaatttACGTGGGATCTCTGACGCAACCACCAGGAAGCAGAAACCTGTATTTATCAGAGTTTTCAATCAGAAATGCAGGAAGGTGAACTGCTGAAGCAGAACGAGGAATAGGTCCCATCTTCTTAAACAGCTCCTTGAAGCTATATTCTTCAGGAAGCATGTCAAAGAGGTCATTCCCTTCACAAATGAGTCTCTGAATTCTTCTGTGATCTAAAAACTCTCTCCTCCTAACACGATCAGCATGGCTATAAGCTGTCATCTTAAACACAAAATCCTGGAGGTACTTAAAGCAGAAGCTGCAATGCCAACCAGCATCTGAAAGAATAAGGTTTGACACCCGCGAATGCCTGTACTGTGTTGATGGCCTGTAGATATGGGCTGCTGCCCGCCAACTACTGTAGTCCACTGGGAACTCGAATGAGTACATGTAGTGCTTTAGCTGAAGGTGTAATATAGGTGGGATCTCATTGCACCATTGAAGTAGTTTTATGGTGTGTGGGCTTGGAATTTCATCTGCATCTGACATTATAAGGATGTCACCATACAAAATACCTGCCTGTTGTAGTAAGTAATTCATTGCTACTCTATGCTCCCTCTCAAGCTCGAAGGGGTCTTCGTGGGACCCAGGGCTTTTAACACGCCCTGGCAAGAAACTATAGACTACCTGATTCTCGGCAAAGGCAAAACGAGCACGATTTGAAGCAAAGTAAAGAGGCTTAGGGATGCCGGTGAAGGTAGTGTTGGATTCTAAGATTACAAATTTGGTTACATAGGGTTTGAGTTCATGCCACCTTATCTCAACTAAGTCTAGCTCATTGCTGAAAATGATAGCATCAAATACACGCCGGGGTTCAGAGCGGACTGACCATCCATGAAGGCGACATAAATGATCCATAGATACATTTTCTGCATAGAAGTGAGGTAGACGGGAAAATGGTGGAGGGGGTTTGTCCCATATAGGCCGGAAAAAATAGGTGATTTTCTGGTGATGGGTGAAAATTCCAACTAGAACAGTAGGCAAAAGAAGGATGAGTATTATGAAGACAAACTTAGGTGGGGATCGCCTAGGAAGGCGCAGAGGTCGAAGGGGCATTATTAACTCAGATCAAAGCTAAAGGGTGATGCTGGTACCATATTTTCCTTCCCCTATATTGTGCCTTTGTTTATCTCTCTCATCTGCACAAATTCCGGCACATGATTAGTCATTAAATTTGATCCATTAATCTCAAAAGAGGCTTTTTCCAATTAGACCAGGCATAAAAAGTGAAATGGAAACACTCTTACCTTCATTAACAACCTGGTCACTTTCCCATTCCTGGAAGCAGCTATTCAGTCAGCCGATCAACAGTTATTAGTAAGTGCATCACGG contains these protein-coding regions:
- the LOC110792262 gene encoding uncharacterized protein, producing MPLRPLRLPRRSPPKFVFIILILLLPTVLVGIFTHHQKITYFFRPIWDKPPPPFSRLPHFYAENVSMDHLCRLHGWSVRSEPRRVFDAIIFSNELDLVEIRWHELKPYVTKFVILESNTTFTGIPKPLYFASNRARFAFAENQVVYSFLPGRVKSPGSHEDPFELEREHRVAMNYLLQQAGILYGDILIMSDADEIPSPHTIKLLQWCNEIPPILHLQLKHYMYSFEFPVDYSSWRAAAHIYRPSTQYRHSRVSNLILSDAGWHCSFCFKYLQDFVFKMTAYSHADRVRRREFLDHRRIQRLICEGNDLFDMLPEEYSFKELFKKMGPIPRSASAVHLPAFLIENSDKYRFLLPGGCVRDPT